From Paenibacillus sp. PL2-23:
GCTCCGATAGTTGAACGTCATTGTCCCTCAGTTATCAACACAATCTCCTTTGCTGTAAGAATGAAAGGACCACTCTTACTCTGTTCATATTTTTTCCTGATGTCTACTGGTTTTTCTAAAATAACGCTAACGGTCGAACTAAGTGATATGTCATCTGCATGCAATGAGTTACCGTTGACTTCTCGAAAAATCGTCTCTTCAGTGTACTGAACATTACAAAGGTATCCGATAGCATTCAAATTACCTTTTATCCCTTTGGTCGCAGCGTCAGAGCAACCGATAAGAAAACCTTTATCTTGTATGGTATTGACTTCTCCTACAAATGAACGAACAGGGTTCCCGCAACTCACCAATATTATAGTGAGAAATATCAGTACCGCTAATAACCGTGCCATATCTCACCTCCATATAAGTGAAACGAAAATAATGCACGTATGGTTGCTGAAAGCTGCCCGTCAGCGCAACGCTAATACAGATGTTTCGCTTTTCTGCCCGTTAGATTAATCTCCTTGCCCATTAACGCTTAGAAATGAGTCGCAGTACGACGAGCTGGCGCATCAGAGAGGAATAGTCAAATCGGCAGAAATCGAAGTTTATCATTTAGGACGTTTACGAGAACTAAAATATCCGCCTGCAATAATAATCACTGCAACAACAATAACCCACCAAACTAACCCCATGTAAACACCGCCTTTGAAAGAAATTTAATACAAGTCGAGATAGAGGTTAATGCGCAGTGCGACGAGTTGTTGAAGGCAAAAGCGGTTCAGTGCTGCAACAGCGACATGCCGTATCGTTGTAGAATCATATTGCGACAGAGAGGAGCAGGTGTCTTATGAATTTTCACCAATAAGAAAACCGCCTATGAAGGCGGTCAATTGAGCTATAGTACTCGTTAGCTTAATAATTTATCTCTAATTCCAACAACATCATTAACAATAAAAGTTGGCTTAGATTGAATTATTTCGTCTAATGACCCATATCCATATGTTACTCCAATGGAACTAATACCTGTATTATCTGCTCCAACTATGTCATGTTTTCTATCGCCAATCATAATAAACTCTTCTCTTTCATGGTCATTGTACCTGTCCAAAATATACTGAATAATATCTGTCTTGGCAGTCATTGTTCCATCAAGATTACTACCTACAACAAGTTCAAAATATTGATCAATGCTAAAATATTGCAATATTTTTTCGGCGAAAACAGTAGGTTTAGATGTTGCTACTACCAACTTCTTTTGATGCTCTTTTAGTTGTATCAGAAGCTCGGCAATCCCAGGATATATTTCATTTTCAAACATTCCTTTTTCTTTAAATCTTTCCCTGTAATACTCAATCCTGAATCCGTGACAGCTTAGGTCCCCTACCTCCTAGGCAGTCCGTATTTTGGAAAACAGGCGTAGAAGATTGTGTATCTTACAACATTCCCATCTTCGGATTCAAACAAGAAGCGCTTTTCACAGGAAGCAAGGCATGCGAAATAAACCTCCTTTTTTACAGGGGGGAGGCGACTGGTGGCTGTGCTTGCGTTTCATTCACAATAATCAGGCAAATGCCTGGTAGATTCGACGAACGGTTTGGAACCATGGACTGTAACGGCCGAAATTGAAGGACGTTTGTCGGGCATGGCGGCTGACTCTAGCTGCGATGTAGATGATGTTCTGAATGACAGTTCGGATACGACGGCGCCCGACGCCTCCACGAATCGGTGCATCATCTTGACGTAAGCTTTCTTGTCCCATGATGCGAAGCAGGTTATAGGCGAATACGCCAGCGTGCAGGACTAGCTCATTCGTATCGAACTTGCCTGCCGGCAATCGCTCCAAATCTAGATCGGTCTTAAGCTCACTATGAAATTGCTCGCTTGTGCCATGATCGCGATAAAGCTCAATGACACGCCATGGCGAGCAAGTCAGAGATGTCCAGTAAACGTTCACTTCCACATCTGGAAACATGAGCACCTGCCCATCCCGATCGATCGTACGCACGATGACTTGGAACACTTGACGCAGGTTACAATCGAAGTCTTTCTGTGGAAATGTAATCGCGCCGATGTAGGTGGTCTTCCCAGGGCGTTGCTCACAAGATATCCCTTTGTCTTCGGCTACTCGCAGCCAGCTTTCTTTGGAAGCGCCGCGAAGATTGACTTTAATGATGTAGTCAACCTCTTTCTCCGCGTGGCAAACTTGCAAGTTTTCAAGACTATCGTGAGCAGAATCCATACGGACGAGTAGACGATCACTTGTAATGCGACGAGCGTAATGAATCGTTTCCCGAAGGAAATCAGCACCATCTTTCTGGCTGTGTGTACTACCTTCACGCAATTGAAGATTTACGCCATACCCTTCTCGGCCCAAATAGGCAAAGATGGGGGCATATCCAAATGTTCCTTTGTACGTGAGGGAGACACCTTCTTTTTTCGTGCCGGAGTTATCGAACGGCGAAACGTCAATGTCCAGCGGTATGACCGTATGCTCGCCTGCGTCAAGTCCAGTTACCGGGGCATTGAGGTTTCGGATGAGGTCGGCAGATTCCTGCAACAGAATGTCATTCCAATTGGCATCTATTGTTTGTGCAGCGGCATCCAGTCGCTGACGGAGCGTAGGGCTTGAAGGCACTTTGCGAATACCTAGGCATGTTTGAAACACCGTATCTTTGCGAAAAGGCTCGATGTGGTCGAAATCGCTTTTACCTTGGCAGAGCAGACCAAGATAGCTTTTCATGACTTCGCCGTTCCCGTGGATCGGATTCTCCATTCCTTTAACGGCTGAGCGATTAAGACGCTGAGACAACTGTGTATGGGAAAGCAGCGCACCGACCGCAGCCAAGCCTGCATGCGTTGTTAAGAGGATTTCCTTAGATTGGGTGAATTGGATCTTCATATTCAGCACCTCGTTGGTGAAAGTAGATAATAAGCGATTATCTTTAATTTTCGACTTCAGAGATGCATTTTCCTTTAAATATCTCGGTTTTTATAAACTTTGTATCACGGATTCAGGTCAATTGCAGACTTTGTTTGCTCCTCATCGAAAGAATATACAGTCGAAAATGTTTCTTGAAGCGGAGGACCAATAAAGGGTTCAAGCTCATCTAGCTCAGATACCAATATCCCCATTTTCTCCAGGGCATATTGTACGCATTTGGTAATACCAATTTTCGGGTCGGTCAATGTACCATCTAGGTCAAACAGAATTACTTTGTATTTATTCATAG
This genomic window contains:
- a CDS encoding HAD-IA family hydrolase, producing MEYYRERFKEKGMFENEIYPGIAELLIQLKEHQKKLVVATSKPTVFAEKILQYFSIDQYFELVVGSNLDGTMTAKTDIIQYILDRYNDHEREEFIMIGDRKHDIVGADNTGISSIGVTYGYGSLDEIIQSKPTFIVNDVVGIRDKLLS
- a CDS encoding IS1380 family transposase, producing the protein MKIQFTQSKEILLTTHAGLAAVGALLSHTQLSQRLNRSAVKGMENPIHGNGEVMKSYLGLLCQGKSDFDHIEPFRKDTVFQTCLGIRKVPSSPTLRQRLDAAAQTIDANWNDILLQESADLIRNLNAPVTGLDAGEHTVIPLDIDVSPFDNSGTKKEGVSLTYKGTFGYAPIFAYLGREGYGVNLQLREGSTHSQKDGADFLRETIHYARRITSDRLLVRMDSAHDSLENLQVCHAEKEVDYIIKVNLRGASKESWLRVAEDKGISCEQRPGKTTYIGAITFPQKDFDCNLRQVFQVIVRTIDRDGQVLMFPDVEVNVYWTSLTCSPWRVIELYRDHGTSEQFHSELKTDLDLERLPAGKFDTNELVLHAGVFAYNLLRIMGQESLRQDDAPIRGGVGRRRIRTVIQNIIYIAARVSRHARQTSFNFGRYSPWFQTVRRIYQAFA